In a genomic window of Brassica rapa cultivar Chiifu-401-42 unplaced genomic scaffold, CAAS_Brap_v3.01 Scaffold0235, whole genome shotgun sequence:
- the LOC103862305 gene encoding receptor-like kinase TMK2 has product MAALRASLHRPDDIDWTSSDYCTWTELDCDNNSRVTGIRLSNKGFAGSLPPELVNLTALRVFEITSNQISGIIPTGFTELQSLQVVALSSNLLQGPTPKFNSMVRVDMSLGTNTFCLDSPGSPCDPIVQTLLSIAGGFNYPLEFAKSWKGNNPCQDWFGITCIEGRIVFFAVPFRQLTGSISPRFRDLDSLQLIDLSYNRLAGTIPVDITKLKELRVLDVSHNQLHGKVPEFKIKNGKPVINTKGNLEIGTDISPGVPSRKGNMNIKILVGSLTASLVVVLLVVAGFIVYLVYKMKKDLVQSSEHIEIEMPEHNEIEMPDHNETEMPEHSEINMAEHNEIIENKAIPMQILRVETNNFGVENLLREGGFGSVYRGTLHDGREIAVKKMNQEDFAGKGLKEFESEVTVLTKVHHRNLVSLYGYSIEGNDRLVVYQYMPQGTLSKHLFHWSDHSLRPLDWTTRLSIALDVARAVEYLHTLALQSQSYIHRDLKPPNILLGDDLRAKVSDFGLVTATEEGRESVKTKCRGTPGYMAPEYCIVILFLCQLSIFDCVIYFGN; this is encoded by the coding sequence ATGGCAGCCTTGAGGGCGTCTTTGCATCGTCCAGACGATATTGATTGGACTAGCTCAGATTACTGTACTTGGACTGAACTGGATTGTGACAATAACAGCCGCGTCACAGGCATACGGCTCTCCAACAAAGGATTCGCAGGAAGCCTACCTCCGGAGTTAGTTAACCTGACAGCTCTGCGAGTTTTCGAGATAACGAGCAATCAGATTTCTGGAATCATTCCTACAGGGTTTACTGAGCTGCAGTCTCTGCAAGTGGTTGCTCTCTCCAGTAATTTGCTTCAGGGACCAACGCCAAAGTTTAACTCGATGGTTCGAGTTGATATGAGTCTAGGCACGAACACTTTTTGTTTAGATTCTCCTGGCTCTCCATGTGACCCCATCGTTCAGACTCTCCTTTCTATTGCTGGGGGATTTAACTATCCCCTAGAATTTGCAAAGAGTTGGAAAGGGAACaacccgtgtcaggattggttTGGGATAACCTGTATAGAGGGTCGAATCGTTTTTTTCGCCGTGCCATTCAGACAACTAACAGGTAGTATCTCTCCAAGGTTTAGAGACCTCGACTCTCTTCAGTTGATTGACCTGTCGTATAACCGTCTGGCTGGTACTATTCCCGTTGATATAACTAAGTTGAAGGAACTCAGAGTCCTGGACGTTTCTCACAATCAGCTTCACGGAAAGGTGCCAGAATTCAAGATAAAAAACGGGAAGCCAGTGATAAATACTAAAGGCAATTTGGAGATTGGGACTGACATCAGTCCGGGGGTTCCTTCACGTAAGGGAAACATGAATATCAAAATCCTCGTGGGAAGTTTGACTGCGAGTTTGGTTGTCGTGTTGCTGGTTGTCGCGGGGTTCATTGTTTATCTGGTTTATAAAATGAAGAAGGATCTCGTGCAGTCTTCTGAGCACATCGAGATCGAGATGCCTGAGCACAACGAGATCGAGATGCCTGATCACAACGAGACCGAGATGCCTGAGCACAGCGAGATCAACATGGCTGAGCACAATGAGATCATCGAGAACAAAGCAATACCAATGCAGATTCTCAGAGTTGAAACAAACAACTTTGGAGTTGAGAATTTACTCAGAGAAGGCGGGTTCGGATCCGTATACAGAGGTACACTGCACGATGGAAGGGAGATTGCTGTTAAGAAGATGAACCAAGAAGATTTTGCCGGTAAAGGCCTCAAAGAATTCGAATCCGAGGTCACTGTTCTAACCAAGGTTCATCACCGCAACCTAGTGTCTCTTTATGGGTATTCCATTGAAGGAAACGATAGGCTAGTAGTCTATCAGTACATGCCCCAAGGCACATTGAGCAAACATCTGTTTCACTGGAGTGACCACAGTTTGAGACCACTCGACTGGACTACACGCCTCAGTATTGCATTGGATGTTGCTCGAGCAGTAGAGTATCTCCATACGCTGGCTCTCCAGAGCCAAAGCTACATCCATAGGGACTTGAAACCGCCAAACATTCTTCTCGGGGATGATTTACGAGCCAAAGTATCTGACTTTGGATTAGTGACTGCTACAGAAGAAGGCAGAGAATCAGTCAAGACCAAGTGTCGTGGGACACCCGGTTACATGGCACCTGAATATTGTATAGTTATCTTATTCCTCTGTCAATTATCTATATTtgattgtgtaatttattttggaAACTAA
- the LOC117129899 gene encoding receptor-like kinase TMK2, with product MELITGKKATDLSRAEDDIHITAWFRKMLREEETFSEAIDRNIIANQETQRTIYKVAKLARQCCTRTPEQRPDMAQVVSFLSSLIERWEPSGEIQDFDENTVSSDMRAEWENIVKGSSSMV from the coding sequence ATGGAGCTCATAACCGGCAAGAAAGCTACAGACCTTAGCCGAGCTGAAGACGATATCCATATCACAGCATGGTTCAGGAAGATGCTTCGCGAAGAAGAAACTTTCTCGGAAGCTATTGACAGAAACATTATCGCCAACCAGGAGACTCAGCGGACCATATACAAAGTTGCAAAACTAGCAAGACAATGCTGCACAAGGACACCTGAGCAGAGACCAGACATGGCTCAGGTCGTCAGCTTCCTTTCCTCGCTGATTGAGCGGTGGGAACCCAGCGGCGAAATCCAAGATTTCGATGAAAATACAGTTTCTTCGGATATGAGAGCAGAATGGGAGAATATTGTGAAGGGAAGCAGCAGTATGGTGTGA
- the LOC117129898 gene encoding uncharacterized protein LOC117129898, whose translation MGDGKSDIVLHQDGRPTSVKFPMLTSSNYTVWAMRMKIALKVSEVWETIDPGTKDEKKNNMAIAFLLQSIPETLVLQVGDIDTAKAVWEAIKARHVGAEQVKEARLQTLMAEFDRIKMKDGDTIDIFSGKLSEIASKSASLGETIEEPKFVNFFLKSLPRKKYIHMVASLEQVLDLKTTSYEDIVGRLKAYEERITEEDEEDVNDETGKLMYDNAGSNHEGYDKMLKLQETAEGNEKKDEDTQEADELMMNEVVYLNEENVNPKIFDTESDTKDVWYLDNGASNHMSGNRMFFFELDTTVTGKVHFGDDSRIDIMGKGSIRFIING comes from the exons ATGGGAGACGGCAAAAGTGATATCGTGTTACACCAAGATGGCAGACCTACTTCTGTCAAATTTCCGATGCTAACTTCATCGAACTATACTGTCTGGGCCATGCGAATGAAGATAGCACTGAAAGTCAGCGAAGTATGGGAAACAATAGACCCCGGAACCAAAGACGAGAAGAAAAACAATATGGCTATTGCATTCTTATTACAATCTATACCAGAAACTTTGGTCTTACAGGTTGGCGACATTGATACAGCAAAGGCGGTCTGGGAAGCAATAAAAGCGAGACATGTCGGAGCTGAGCAGGTGAAAGAAGCAAGGTTACAAACCTTGATGGCTGAGTTCGATAGAATCAAGATGAAAGATGGAGACACGATTGATATATTCTCTGGAAAACTATCTGAAATAGCTTCTAAATCTGCCTCCTTAGGAGAAACAATTGAAGAACCAAagtttgtgaatttttttttaaagagctTGCCAAGAAAGAAGTACATTCATATGGTTGCTTCACTTGAGCAAGTTCTAGACCTTAAGACCACAAGCTATGAAGATATAGTCGGTCGTTTAAAGGCGTATGAAGAAAGAATaactgaagaagatgaagaggatgtcAATGATGAAACAGGGAAGCTAATGTACGACAATGCAGGTTCAAATCACGAAGGCTATG ATAAGATGTTAAAGCTTCAAGAGACCGCCGAAGGGAATGAAAAGAAAGACGAAGATACTCAAGAAGCTGATGAGTTGATGATGAACGAGGTCGTTTACTTGAATGAGGAGAATGTAAACCCTAAAATCTTTGACACGGAATCAGATACTAAAGATGTGTGGTATCTAGATAATGGCGCCAGCAACCATATGAGTGGAAACCGTATGTTCTTCTTCGAGCTTGACACTACCGTTACTGGGAAAGTACATTTTGGAGATGACTCACGAATCGATATAATGGGGAAAGGCTCAATTCGGTTCATTATCAATGGttga